The nucleotide window CCGGTTATGTGAATCTCATTTGCGGTTCCGGTTCGACCGTCGGGAAATGGCTGATGGAAAATGAAAAGATCGGCAAATATACGTTTACGGGAAGTTCAGCCGTTGGGAAATATATATCTGAAAACAGCGGCTTGAGAAGCGTTTCTTTGGAACTCGGCAACAACTCGCCGAACATTGTCCATCACGACGCCGATCTTGATCATGCCGCGAAAATGTGTGCCAAATGGGGTTTCATTAATGCCGGTCAAACTTGTGTTTCGGTCCAAAGAATTTTGGTGCACAAAGATGTGAAAGATGCCTTCGTTGAAAAGCTCGCGGAATGTACGTCACAGCTCGTGGTCGGTGATCCTTTTAACGATGCTACCGACATCGGTCCGCTTATTAGTCAATCGGAAGCGGTTCGTATCAAGGAATGGATCGACGATGCGGTCGCGCAGGGGGCGAAGATTGTCATTGGCGGGGAACTCGACGGGCCGGTGGTTCAGCCTACGGTGCTCGATCTGGTGACGACCGAGATGAAAGTCGCCTGCCAGGAAATTTTCGGACCGGTACTTTCCGTCATGACCTACGAGGATCTGGACGATGCCATTGAGGAAGCGAACGATACCGCCTACGGCTTGCAATCGGCCATTTTCACAACGAATCTCAATACAGCGATGGATGCAGTAAACAAACTTCACACCGGCGGCGTCGTTGTGAATGATGCCTCGACATTCCGTTCAGATTTAATGCCGTACGGCGGAATCAAAAACAGCGGCATCGGCAAAGAAGGCCCGAAATACGCCATCGAACAAATGACAGAGATGAAGATGGTTGTGATCCATCTCTAACGATCTCCTCTAGATTCCTAGAAAATTTTTATATGGGATTATGCTATAATCCAACTATACATATAAAAATTCAAATAATCAGGAAATTGAGGAAGGATTTTGGATAAGATGAAATTTGATAAGCTGACTTTATCGCAAAAGATTGCAGAAGACGTCGCCAGTCAAATTGTCGTCGGCAAATTGAAACCCGGCGAACGATTGATCGAAGATGAGCTCACGGAGATTTACGGGACAAGCCGTTCACCGATTCGGGAAGCGCTCTATTTGCTGGAAATTCAAGGCGTTGTCGAACGAATTCCGCGAAAAGGCGTTTTCGTGAAAAAGTATACGAAAAAAGAAATTTATGATTTGTACGATGCGATTTACAGCATTCAGGAAGTTGTCTTGTATAAAGGAATGGAAACGTGCACGCAAGATCAATTGGATGAAATGTATGCGATTCTTGAGAAAATGGAAACGTTTATCGAAAAGAAAGATTTCAAACAATGCTTTTTGCTGATCGAGGACATTCAACTGAAATTGTTTGAGCTGCCGAAAAATCAAACGTTCATCGACATTTACCAACGGTTGAACAAACGCTGGACAACTTTTCGCTACTTGTCGTTGTCCCATCCGACAAGCTTGGTGCGGTCAATGAGGGAATACAAAGGCATCGTTGAAGCAATCGAAAACAAAGAAATACAGTTAATCCGAGAGATTTTACACATGAAAATGACCAGAGGCTTATCTGTGCTTGAGAGAATCATTGAGAGCCGCGAGGAACAGGATGTGACGGGTTAATGGCGGTTCT belongs to Bacillales bacterium and includes:
- a CDS encoding aldehyde dehydrogenase family protein; this encodes MNKRGLLIGGEEIFTSSSFPVKNKWTGEVVAHIASAEKSHVDLAVDTASETFKKDRFSPYDRYEILNRTAQLMRERKDQFVEALVLDVGKPIKEARVEVDRAIQVMILSSEEAKRIGGEVVPLAASPGNQKKMGYYVRVPIGVICSITPFNLPLSLSCHKLGPAIASGNTVVWKPASNTPLSAYLLYEALADAGLPAGYVNLICGSGSTVGKWLMENEKIGKYTFTGSSAVGKYISENSGLRSVSLELGNNSPNIVHHDADLDHAAKMCAKWGFINAGQTCVSVQRILVHKDVKDAFVEKLAECTSQLVVGDPFNDATDIGPLISQSEAVRIKEWIDDAVAQGAKIVIGGELDGPVVQPTVLDLVTTEMKVACQEIFGPVLSVMTYEDLDDAIEEANDTAYGLQSAIFTTNLNTAMDAVNKLHTGGVVVNDASTFRSDLMPYGGIKNSGIGKEGPKYAIEQMTEMKMVVIHL
- a CDS encoding GntR family transcriptional regulator, with product MKFDKLTLSQKIAEDVASQIVVGKLKPGERLIEDELTEIYGTSRSPIREALYLLEIQGVVERIPRKGVFVKKYTKKEIYDLYDAIYSIQEVVLYKGMETCTQDQLDEMYAILEKMETFIEKKDFKQCFLLIEDIQLKLFELPKNQTFIDIYQRLNKRWTTFRYLSLSHPTSLVRSMREYKGIVEAIENKEIQLIREILHMKMTRGLSVLERIIESREEQDVTG